In Raphanus sativus cultivar WK10039 chromosome 5, ASM80110v3, whole genome shotgun sequence, the following proteins share a genomic window:
- the LOC108861000 gene encoding F-box/LRR-repeat protein At3g58980-like: MDRISNLPKEVISHIVSFLSAKEAVFTSLLSKKWQNLFTIIPKLRFDDTDEIQGSFSDFVDGVIALPSTTRVRKFNLRCRDRVDPAQYDLINRCLCDVLKRGVLVLKLDIGIGKHYDLPFQFFTCKTVVKVELEGGYGDGFVVDVLPANAFLPALETLTLSVIQFDDLRGCAFVKLLSACPVLKELTIFGMRWQRREWSGTLCSPTLQRLIIQDFHPSQFTILTLDTPSLTYFECSDASPDEFSIVNLDSLVEAKLHLMLTGEYQCHVLDEGFVIHDSSSSPSNLIKGLGSVEIMDISFQNTFDALYSFHESIPVFENLYHLTIRCDDEEDCLAFLPYLLKKSPNLETLVIDGPLHYNEEQPKSVCKCLLGYSFLLSCPVKVLQITDYRGTKGEVEQLKHFIEKLSCLKLVKLHSCDGPDVDKKKLMIPRASSKCKIKVTFSS, encoded by the exons ATGGATAGGATTAGTAATCTACCAAAAGAGGTTATCTCCCACATTGTCTCCTTTCTGTCTGCAAAGGAAGCTGTTTTCACATCTCTTCTCTCGAAGAAGTGGCAAAATCTCTTTACCATCATTCCAAAGCTTCGGTTTGATGACACAGACGAGATTCAAGGGAGTTTCTCCGATTTCGTGGACGGAGTAATTGCTCTGCCGTCCACTACTCGCGTGAGGAAGTTCAACCTAAGATGCAGAGATCGTGTTGATCCAGCTCAATATGATCTTATCAACCGTTGTCTATGTGATGTGCTGAAGCGTGGTGTCTTGGTTCTTAAACTTGACATAGGTATTGGGAAACATTATGATCTGCCCTTCCAGTTTTTCACTTGCAAGACAGTTGTTAAAGTGGAACTGGAAGGTGGTTATGGGGATGGTTTTGTTGTTGATGTTCTCCCTGCGAATGCTTTTCTACCCGCACTTGAGACTCTCACCCTTAGTGTCATTCagttcgacgatcttcgtggtTGTGCGTTTGTAAAACTTCTTTCTGCTTGCCCTGTACTTAAGGAACTTACCATATTTGGTATGAGGTGGCAACGTCGGGAATGGTCTGGCACACTGTGCAGTCCAACCCTTCAACGACTAATTATTCAAGATTTCCATCCCTCTCAGTTTACGATACTAACTTTGGATACTCCAAGTCTTACCTATTTCGAGTGCTCTGATGCTTCTCCGGATGAGTTTTCAATTGTCAATCTTGACTCCCTTGTTGAAGCTAAGCTCCATCTTATGTTGACTGGCGAATATCAGTGCCACGTACTCGACGAGGGGTTTGTAATTCATGATTCTTCTAGCAGTCCATCAAATCTGATAAAGGGGTTGGGAAGTGTTGAAATCATGGACATATCATTTCAGAATACTTTCGAC gCATTGTATTCCTTCCATGAATCAATCCCGGTGTTTGAAAACCTATATCATTTAACCATTAGATGTGACGATGAGGAGGATTGTTTGGCATTTCTACCATATTTGCTAAAGAAGTCTCCAAATCTAGAGACTCTTGTCATTGAT GGTCCACTGCACTACAATGAAGAACAACCTAAATCTGTTTGCAAATGCTTGTTGGGATATTCTTTCTTATTGTCGTGTCCCGTAAAGGTCCTACAAATAACCGACTACCGCGGAACGAAGGGGGAGGTGGAGCAATTGAAGCATTTTATAGAGAAACTGTCGTGTCTCAAGTTGGTGAAACTTCATTCTTGTGATGGACCTGACGTAGACAAGAAAAAGTTAATGATTCCTAGAGCTTCTTCCAAGTGCAAGATCAAGGTTACATTTTCCAGTTAG
- the LOC108856461 gene encoding UV-B-induced protein At3g17800, chloroplastic, translating to MQAIGSYGCLCFKHYHSLSKFISPTPSPSPSLLPQRCHSLCYPKLGSSSNNPENGRGRSVTVRASVEDGTSDNFAPVAPVELESPVGQLLDQILRTHPHLLPVTVDQQLDKLSTENENLKTESSSSQDVLSKRISEVKDKEKRKTLAEIIYCLVVHRFVEKGITMIPQIKPTSDPAGRIDLWPNQEEKLEVIHSAEAFEMIQSHLSSVLGDGTAVGPLSSIVQISKIKLGKLYAASVMYGYFLRRIDQRYQLERTMNTLPKRPEKNRERYEEPSPPYPLWDPDSLIRIQPEEYDPDEYAIQRNEDESSSYGLRSYVTYLDSDTLQRYATIRSKEAMSLIEKQTQALFGRPDIRILEDGKLDTSNDEVLSLSFSGLAMLVLEAVTFGSFLWDAESYVESKYHFLKA from the exons atgcaAGCAATCGGCAGCTATGGCTGCCTCTGCTTCAAGCACTACCACTCTCTCTCTAAGTTCATCTCTCCtactccttctccttctccatcactTCTTCCTCAG AGATGCCACTCCCTCTGTTACCCCAAGCTTGGAAGTAGCAGCAACAACCCTGAGAACGGGCGAGGAAGAAGCGTGACAGTGAGAGCCTCAGTAGAAGACGGCACTAGCGACAACTTTGCTCCGGTTGCTCCTGTTGAGCTGGAATCTCCCGTGGGACAGCTTCTGGACCAGATTCTTAGGACTCATCCTCATCTCTTACCCGTCACTGTCGATCAGCAGCTCGACAAGTTATCCACCGAAAACGAGAACCTCAAAACCGAATCGTCTTCATCACAAGACGTTCTCTCTAA gaGGATATCTGAAGTTAAGGATAAGGAAAAACGTAAAACATTGGCAGAGATCATTTACTGCTTAGTAGTACATAGATTTGTGGAGAAAGGTATCACTATGATCCCTCAGATTAAACCAACTTCAGATCCAGCAGGACGGATAGACTTATGGCCAAACCAAGAAGAGAAGCTTGAAGTCATTCACTCTGCGGAAGCCTTCGAGATGATACAGAGCCACTTGTCTTCCGTTCTTGGAGACGGAACAGCTGTCGGTCCATTAAGCTCCATAGTTCAGATAAGCAAGATCAAACTCGGGAAACTCTATGCTGCTTCCGTCATGTATGGCTACTTCCTTAGAAGAATCGACCAGAGATACCAGCTTGAGAGAACCATGAACACACTTCCGAAACGGCCTGAGAAAAACAGGGAACGGTACGAAGAACCTTCCCCTCCGTACCCGTTATGGGATCCGGATTCATTGATCCGGATCCAACCAGAGGAATATGATCCTGATGAGTATGCAATACAGAGAAATGAAGATGAGTCATCGTCTTACGGGTTGAGATCATATGTTACCTACTTGGACTCGGATACGCTTCAGAGGTACGCCACGATACGGTCTAAAGAAGCCATGTCGCTGATAGAGAAGCAGACTCAGGCGCTCTTTGGACGACCAGACATAAGGATACTGGAGGACGGTAAGCTGGATACGTCTAACGATGAGGTTCTGTCTCTGAGTTTCTCTGGACTTGCGATGTTGGTTTTGGAAGCTGTGACCTTTGGGTCTTTCTTATGGGATGCAGAGAGCTACGTTGAATCTAAATACCATTTCCTCAAGGCTTGA